The following proteins are encoded in a genomic region of Gossypium hirsutum isolate 1008001.06 chromosome D05, Gossypium_hirsutum_v2.1, whole genome shotgun sequence:
- the LOC107905530 gene encoding GDSL esterase/lipase EXL3 encodes MDTRLWSVSSTSLLSPLLVILALLMCETKALVKLPPNETVPAVIAFGDSIVDTGNNNNLMTLIKCNFRPYGQDFNGGIPTGRFSDGKTPSDLLAQELGIKDRLPAYLDPDLKPQDLPTGVSFASGGSGYDPMTPELASVISMADQLNHFKEYIAKLKQLVGEEKKKFIIANSLYLVVAGSDDIANTYFVLRARKMQYDVPAYTDLMLNSATEFLKELYGLGARRIAVFGAPPIGCVPSQRTLAGGTERHCANEYNVAARLFNKKLSAALNTLRTSMPGGKFVYVDIYKPLLDLIDNPQKHGFKFADVGCCGTGNIEVAVLCNKWVPSTCTDASKYIFWDSYHPTEKAYRALIIPLLPKYVNKFL; translated from the exons ATGGACACGAGATTGTGGTCTGTTTCATCAACCTCCTTGCTGTCTCCTCTTTTGGTAATATTAGCGCTTTTGATGTGCGAAACAAAGGCTTTGGTGAAGCTACCTCCAAATGAAACGGTTCCTGCTGTTATTGCGTTCGGGGATTCCATTGTTGACACCGGAAACAACAACAATCTCATGACCCTGATTAAGTGCAACTTTCGCCCCTACGGCCAAGATTTTAATGGAGGCATTCCAACCGGAAGGTTTTCCGATGGGAAAACCCCTTCCGATTTGTTAG CTCAAGAATTGGGAATTAAAGATAGATTGCCAGCATATTTGGATCCAGACTTGAAACCCCAAGATCTCCCAACAGGAGTATCATTTGCTTCTGGTGGCTCTGGATATGATCCTATGACTCCCGAACTAGCG TCGGTAATATCGATGGCGGACCAGTTAAATCACTTTAAAGAATACATAGCGAAGCTGAAACAACTTGtcggagaagagaaaaaaaaattcatcataGCTAACAGCTTATATCTTGTCGTAGCCGGCAGTGATGACATTGCCAATACCTACTTTGTTCTCCGTGCCAGGAAAATGCAGTACGATGTTCCTGCTTATACTGATTTAATGCTGAACTCGGCTACTGAATTTTTAAAG GAACTATATGGTTTGGGAGCAAGAAGAATAGCGGTTTTTGGTGCACCACCAATCGGCTGTGTGCCATCACAAAGAACTTTAGCAGGAGGAACGGAAAGGCATTGCGCAAATGAGTACAATGTAGCAGCTAG gTTGTTCAATAAAAAGCTATCTGCAGCGTTGAATACCCTTCGAACAAGCATGCCTGGTGGGAAATTTGTGTACGTAGATATCTACAAACCCCTCCTTGATCTCATTGACAACCCTCAAAAACATG GCTTTAAATTTGCAGACGTAGGATGCTGTGGGACAGGGAACATTGAAGTGGCAGTTTTGTGTAATAAATGGGTGCCATCTACTTGTACAGATGcctcaaaatatatattttgggaCAGTTATCATCCAACGGAGAAGGCATACAGAGCCCTAATAATCCCACTTCTTCCCAAATATGTGAACAAATTCTTGTGA
- the LOC107905529 gene encoding protein FREE1: MQQGDYGSYYQYPYLSNPNPNPNPNPNPNPVPSEFHQPPYASAPPFSSGYASSDYSVYPPNYPPYSQNLDAAPPTASAFTPPPSATTTPPAPVIAPQSSFNQQPIAPPSATTAPSLPPYDSHVPYQPPASQPPYFQQYDQHQTASSYGPAPPNPNPNSTPNPSYYSNPYGQVGSSVSAVHPAYENAYDNSMKFDHGGGSYFDDKYGGYNLNRSDLGSDLYGNRSDSYSRYGDDGGYGDGVYAYAGGKAEPYGARGTASKSSTWVQFDDYGRSINIPSGKDSSGGSGLAAGKILRAVPKDDTQQDVKSGVQKFRVKLLSESGAHGPMDVLCQIGLDGIRMLEPSSSRILRIYPLENITRCEVLDSSTFAFWSKSSVDIEPRRIRLQSNSYTTNTLLDIVTAATVQIKEMGWKSRPPESAKAAEQPAEKKRGFADWMNIIKPGAEEKDHWVPDEAVSKCTACATDFGAFVRKHHCRNCGDIFCDKCTHARIALTADENAPQVRVCDRCMAEVTQRLNNAKEISSKPTVLQSHEDLAKKLQEEMGRSRRASSDSMSDASGRRMKEVACPTCTVHLQVQVPSSGSETIECGVCQHPFLVSAH, translated from the exons ATGCAACAAGGAGATTACGGCTCCTATTATCAATATCCTTACCTTTCAAACCCCAACCCCAACCCCAACCCTAACCCCAACCCCAATCCAGTACCCTCCGAATTTCACCAACCACCTTACGCATCTGCACCACCTTTTAGCTCCGGTTATGCCTCCTCTGATTACTCCGTTTACCCCCCAAATTACCCTCCCTATTCCCAAAATCTTGATGCTGCCCCTCCCACTGCTTCTGCTTTTACTCCTCCACCCTCAGCCACAACCACTCCACCGGCTCCGGTCATAGCTCCACAATCGTCTTTCAATCAACAACCCATTGCGCCACCCTCGGCAACCACGGCTCCTTCTCTTCCGCCATATGATTCACATGTTCCCTATCAGCCTCCGGCCTCCCAGCCTCCTTATTTCCAGCAGTATGATCAGCATCAGACGGCTTCCAGCTACGGTCCAGCTCCTCCAAACCCCAACCCTAACTCCACGCCTAATCCGTCTTACTATTCAAATCCATACGGCCAAGTTGGATCATCGGTATCAGCTGTCCATCCCGCTTATGAAAACGCTTACGACAATTCCATGAAATTCGATCACGGCGGTGGCAGTTATTTCGACGATAAATACGGAGGATATAATCTCAACAGATCCGATTTAGGATCCGATCTCTATGGAAACCGATCGGATAGCTATTCACGATACGGTGATGATGGTGGGTATGGTGACGGGGTTTATGCTTATGCAGGAGGAAAGGCGGAGCCTTATGGGGCACGTGGTACAGCCTCAAAATCGTCGACTTGGGTTCAATTCGATGATTATGGGCGATCTATTAATATCCCTTCTGGGAAGGACTCGTCTGGTGGGTCAGGTTTAGCCGCCGGTAAGATTTTGAGGGCGGTGCCGAAGGATGACACCCAGCAAGATGTAAAAAGCGGTGTCCAGAAATTTCGTGTTAAGTTGTTGTCTGAAAGTGGAGCACATGGCCCCATGGACGTACTTTGCCAG ATTGGTTTAGATGGTATTCGTATGCTTGAGCCTAGCAGCAGTCGAATATTGAGAATATATCCTCTTGAGAACATCACAAGATGTGAA GTGTTGGACTCATCTACCTTTGCATTCTGGTCCAAAAGCTCTGTTGACATTGAACCAAGACGGATCAGGTTGCAATCAAACAGTTACACTACCAATACCCTTCTGGATATTGTAACTGCTGCAACTGTACAG ATCAAGGAGATGGGTTGGAAAAGTCGGCCTCCTGAATCTGCCAAGGCTGCTGAACAACCTGCAGAAAAGAAGAGAGGATTTGCTGATTGGATGAACATTATAAAACCTGGTGCTGAGGAGAAAGATCACTGG GTGCCGGATGAAGCTGTTTCAAAATGCACTGCTTGTGCAACAGATTTTGGGGCTTTTGTGCGGAAG CACCACTGCAGGAACTGCGGGGATATTTTCTGTGACAAGTGTACCCATGCTAGAATTGCTCTAACTGCTGATGAGAATGCTCCACAAGTTAGGGTTTGCGACCGATGCATG GCTGAAGTCACTCAGAGGCTGAATAATGCTAAGGAAATATCAAGTAAACCTACTGTATTGCAGAGCCACGAGGATCTTGCTAAGAAGCTTCAG GAAGAGATGGGGAGAAGTCGCAGAGCATCATCAG ACTCCATGTCTGATGCCTCTGGTAGGCGGATGAAGGAAGTTGCCTGTCCTACATGCACAGTTCATTTGCAG GTTCAAGTTCCAAGCTCAGGTTCTGAGACCATTGAATGTGGGGTGTGCCAGCATCCTTTTCTCGTTAGTGCCCATTGA
- the LOC107905528 gene encoding prostaglandin E synthase 2 isoform X1, with protein sequence MRRVNGLAIVGRTLTCGGAVEKRLAQAALMSTCSSSSLNSHIFSQKLADRLGLSRPSLVRRVAGTMLFSVAASSLAQDALAKEKPRSEKFLPKEVVLYQYEACPFCNKVKAFLDYYNIPYKIVEVNPISKKEIKWSDYKKVPILKVDGEQMVDSSDIIDKLFHRINPDSSIPDGEEKKWREWVDNHLVHVLSPNIYRSTSEALESFDYITTQGNFSFTERLVAKYAGAAAMYFVSKKLKKKHNITDERAALYEAAETWVDALNGRHYLAGGSKPNLADLAVFGVLRPIRYLTSGKDMVEHTRIGEWYGRMENAVGESARIKE encoded by the exons ATGAGAAGAGTCAACGGACTCGCTATCGTCGGCAGAACCTTAACCTGTGGCGGCGCCGTTGAGAAACGGCTGGCTCAAGCGGCGTTGATGAGTACATGCTCTTCTTCATCGTTAAATTCTCATATTTTCTCGCAGAAACTCGCTGATCGATTAGGGCTGTCGCGTCCTTCCCTCGTGCGCAGGGTTGCGGGGACCATGTTGTTTTCTGTGGCAGCATCGTCTTTGGCTCAAGATGCTCTTGCTAAGGAGAAGCCTCGCTCTGAAAAGTTCCTCCCCAAGGAAGTCGTTCTCTACCAGTATGAAGCTTGCCCTTTCTGTAACAAGGTTAAAG CATTTTTGGATTATTATAACATTCCATATAAAATTGTGGAAGTCAATCCCATCAGCAAAAAGGAGATAAAGTGGTCTGATTATAAGAAGGTGCCTATACTTAAAGTTGACGGTGAACAGATGGTTGATTCTTCTG ATATAATTGATAAGCTTTTTCATAGGATCAACCCCGATAGCTCCATTCCTGATGGTGAAGAGAAGAAATGGCGTGA GTGGGTGGATAATCACTTGGTGCATGTTTTATCACCAAATATATATCGAAGTACTTCTGAGGCACTTGAATCATTTGATTATATCACCACTCAAG GCAATTTCAGTTTCACAGAGAGGTTGGTAGCAAAGTATGCTGGGGCAGCAGCGATGTATTTTGTCTCAAAGAAACTGAAGAAGAAGCACAACATTACTGATGAGAGAGCAGCCTTGTATGAAGCTGCTGAAACGTGGGTGGATGCTTTGAACGGCCGGCATTATCTTG CAGGTGGTTCAAAACCCAATTTGGCTGACCTTGCTGTTTTTGGTGTTCTAAGGCCTATCCGATATCTAACATCCGGTAAAGATATGGTGGAACATACACGTATCGGTGAATGGTATGGTCGGATGGAAAATGCTGTGGGAGAGTCTGCTAGAATTAAGGAGTAA
- the LOC107905527 gene encoding uncharacterized protein has translation MSRCFPYPPPGYLRQGFAESIKLENEKVPSKREQRLHKRSEKKQKKKERERKDKTHGLTKKFKHDDSLNVYKDDQLENSDLTEEHGPPVCYTSDGSQNSNKRKRETLFFSEYRVNDNALKIRFTLKKPCQSAASLSEETVSTSVRSDSTREQCSSWSIKANTVTHVPEQNLWHNDERRAQIPSSETSVRDSEMQKAALPYESLIEGWMPPLVELSDDSGDNWLFKVKQQGQAAAKTSKVDSGVTTCRGCATSWPSAQFVSEADIYALPYTFPF, from the exons ATGTCTCGGTGTTTTCCTTACCCGCCTCCAGGATATTTAAGGCAGGGGTTTGCCGAATCCATTAAG CTCGAGAATGAGAAGGTACCGTCCAAAAGAGAACAGAGATTACACAAGAGAAGTGAGAAGAAgcagaaaaagaaggaaagagaaagaaaggatAAAACTCACGGTCTCACCAAGAAATTTAAGCATGATGATTCCCTAAATGTCTATAAAGATGACCAATTGGAGAATAGTGATCTTACCGAAGAACATGGGCCACCTGTTTGCTACACATCTGATGGCAGCCAAAACAGCAACAAGAGGAAAAGGGAAACTTTATTCTTTAGTGAATACAGGGTTAATG ATAATGCCTTAAAGATACGGTTTACCTTGAAAAAGCCTTGTCAATCTGCTGCATCTCTTAGTGAAGAAACAGTCTCTACCTCTGTGAGGTCGGATTCCACTCGGGAGCAATGTTCATCTTGGAGTATAAAAGCTAATACAGTTACTCATGTGCCTGAACAAAATCTATGGCACAATGATGAAAGGAGAGCACAAATTCCCTCTTCCGAAACTTCAGTGCGTGACAGTGAGATGCAGAAGGCTGCATTGCCATATGAAAGCTTGATCGAGGGTTGGATGCCACCTCTCGTTGAGCTAAGTGATGACAGCGGTGATAACTGGCTTTTTAAGGTCAAGCAGCAAGGACAGGCGGCCGCTAAAACATCTAAAGTTGACAGTGGTGTTACTACTTGTCGTGGTTGTGCAACTTCATGGCCAAGTGCTCAGTTTGTTTCTGAGGCTGATATTTATGCACTGCCTTATACCTTTCCATTTTGA
- the LOC107905528 gene encoding prostaglandin E synthase 2 isoform X2, producing MRRVNGLAIVGRTLTCGGAVEKRLAQAALMSTCSSSSLNSHIFSQKLADRLGLSRPSLVRRVAGTMLFSVAASSLAQDALAKEKPRSEKFLPKEVVLYQYEACPFCNKVKAFLDYYNIPYKIVEVNPISKKEIKWSDYKKVPILKVDGEQMVDSSDIIDKLFHRINPDSSIPDGEEKKWREWVDNHLVHVLSPNIYRSTSEALESFDYITTQGNFSFTERLVAKYAGAAAMYFVSKKLKKKHNITDERAALYEAAETWVDALNGRHYLGGSKPNLADLAVFGVLRPIRYLTSGKDMVEHTRIGEWYGRMENAVGESARIKE from the exons ATGAGAAGAGTCAACGGACTCGCTATCGTCGGCAGAACCTTAACCTGTGGCGGCGCCGTTGAGAAACGGCTGGCTCAAGCGGCGTTGATGAGTACATGCTCTTCTTCATCGTTAAATTCTCATATTTTCTCGCAGAAACTCGCTGATCGATTAGGGCTGTCGCGTCCTTCCCTCGTGCGCAGGGTTGCGGGGACCATGTTGTTTTCTGTGGCAGCATCGTCTTTGGCTCAAGATGCTCTTGCTAAGGAGAAGCCTCGCTCTGAAAAGTTCCTCCCCAAGGAAGTCGTTCTCTACCAGTATGAAGCTTGCCCTTTCTGTAACAAGGTTAAAG CATTTTTGGATTATTATAACATTCCATATAAAATTGTGGAAGTCAATCCCATCAGCAAAAAGGAGATAAAGTGGTCTGATTATAAGAAGGTGCCTATACTTAAAGTTGACGGTGAACAGATGGTTGATTCTTCTG ATATAATTGATAAGCTTTTTCATAGGATCAACCCCGATAGCTCCATTCCTGATGGTGAAGAGAAGAAATGGCGTGA GTGGGTGGATAATCACTTGGTGCATGTTTTATCACCAAATATATATCGAAGTACTTCTGAGGCACTTGAATCATTTGATTATATCACCACTCAAG GCAATTTCAGTTTCACAGAGAGGTTGGTAGCAAAGTATGCTGGGGCAGCAGCGATGTATTTTGTCTCAAAGAAACTGAAGAAGAAGCACAACATTACTGATGAGAGAGCAGCCTTGTATGAAGCTGCTGAAACGTGGGTGGATGCTTTGAACGGCCGGCATTATCTTG GTGGTTCAAAACCCAATTTGGCTGACCTTGCTGTTTTTGGTGTTCTAAGGCCTATCCGATATCTAACATCCGGTAAAGATATGGTGGAACATACACGTATCGGTGAATGGTATGGTCGGATGGAAAATGCTGTGGGAGAGTCTGCTAGAATTAAGGAGTAA